One genomic window of Metopolophium dirhodum isolate CAU chromosome 4, ASM1992520v1, whole genome shotgun sequence includes the following:
- the LOC132942591 gene encoding carbonic anhydrase 7-like: MFKVLLLLFVSTLIPYGSSIEESGDEPEKWPYVEQTFEAGEVQSPINILPLNAYNASLSSLLYFRYWREDSVEIKIGQNGRALHIHSMTYDDINHISAHITGGPLFEKKYTFSHIHIYWGAEGEEGSEHQINSQGYPIEVQMIHFKNEYLHYGNAILFTDGICIISYFGKLSDQDNPKMNNFIKAVQSVQFPDYSFIATFDVHFHWLMEVAKDYCYYSYPGSITVYPHTQCVTWIIYENTFDISQGQLAVFRTLRGTKGNFLTSVSRRALQEFNGRPLCYV, translated from the exons atgtttaaagtattattattattatttgtatcgaCTTTAATTCCTTATGGatcaa GTATAGAAGAATCTGGCGATGAACCTGAGAAATGGCCATATGTCGAACAAACATTTGAAGCTGGTGAAGTGCAATCACCTATTAACATACTTCCGCTTAATGCTTATAACGCAAGTTTATCAAGTTTGTTATACTTTCGATATTGGCGTGAAGATAGCgttgaaattaaaataggaCAAAACGGACGCGCAC ttCATATTCATAGTATGACGTATGatgatataaatcatattagtGCACACATTACTGGTGGAccattattcgaaaaaaaatatacattttctcaCATCCATATATATTGGGGTGCCGAAGGAGAAGAAGGAAGTGAACACCAAATCAATTCCCAGGg ttatccAATAGAAGTtcaaatgatacattttaaaaatgaatatctaCATTACGGAAATGCTATATTATTTACTGATGGTATTtgcattatttcatattttggaAAA ttatcagATCAAGATAatccaaaaatgaataattttattaaagctGTGCAATCAGTTCAATTTCCCGATTATAGTTTTATTGCAACATTTGACGTTCACTTTCATTGGTTGATGGAAGTAGCTAAAGATTATTGCTACTATTCATATCCGGGTTCGATAACTGTATATCCACATACTCAATGTGTCACGTggattatatatgaaaatactttCGATATTAGCCAAGGACAA ttggCAGTTTTTCGAACTTTAAGGGGAACCaaaggtaattttttaacaaGTGTAAGCCGTAGAGCATTACAAGAATTTAATGGTCGGCCACTTTGTTAtgtctaa